One window of the Betta splendens chromosome 21, fBetSpl5.4, whole genome shotgun sequence genome contains the following:
- the tfg gene encoding protein TFG isoform X1, with translation MNGQLDLSGKLIIKAQLGDDIRRIPIHNEDITYDELVLMMQRVFRGKLQSNDEVTIKYKDEDDDLITIFDSSDLSFAIQCSRILKLTLFVNGQPRPLESSQVKYLRRELIELRNKVNNLLDTLEPPTDPGLAATALESESVDGREGKVVAADPTVKQATPVSAASMSAFDPLKNQDEVNKNVISSFGLSEDQAQGAPPAVAPEERSGTPDSIASASSAAQPGVPPQPQAPYAGVQQGPPAGMDGQVYQQYQAPGGYPPQQPGAPPQQQYGMQYPAGYSSQPGAPQPGPTQQQQFQNYTPPSSQAPAPGPAPAPGFQGGQQQPHPPQGAQQYPPGAFAPQNYTSQASQPANYSLPPSSQPASGYQPRPGYTPPPGSNVTPPPGAANPYARNRPPYGQGYTQPGPGYR, from the exons ATGAACGGCCAGCTGGACCTGAGTGGGAAGCTGATCATTAAAGCCCAGCTGGGTGACGACATAAGACGCATTCCTATCCATAATGAAGACATAACCTATGACGAGCTGGTGCTGATGATGCAGCGTGTCTTCAGGGGCAAACTGCAGAGTAACGATGAGGTTACCATCAAATACAAGGATGAAG ATGACGACCTCATCACCATTTTTGACAGTTCCGACCTCTCATTCGCTATCCAGTGCAGTAGAATACTCAAATTGACTTTATTTG TGAATGGTCAGCCACGACCTTTGGAGTCTAGTCAGGTGAAATACCTTCGCAGGGAGCTCATTGAGCTCAGGAATAAAGTCAACAACCTCCTGGATACACTGGAACCTCCGACAGACCCTGGTCTGGCTGCTACAGCACTTGAGAGTG AATCAGTGGATGGACGTGAAGGCAAAGTTGTGGCAGCAGACCCCACAGTGAAGCAGGCCACTCCAGTCAGTGCAGCTAGCATGTCAGCATTTGACCCATTAAAAAACCAGGACGAGGTCAACAAGAATGTCATCTCATCTTTTGGACTGAGCGAGGACCAGGCCCAAG gaGCTCCCCCAGCAGTTGCACCAGAGGAGCGCTCCGGGACCCCTGACAGCATTGCCTCCGCCTCATCCGCAGCCCAACCAGGAGTGCCCCCACAACCACAGGCTCCCTATGCTGGAGTACAACAGGGACCTCCAGCTGGCATGGATG GTCAGGTGTACCAGCAGTACCAGGCTCCAGGTGGGTACCCACCCCAGCAGCCGGGTGCCCCACCACAGCAGCAGTATGGCATGCAGTACCCAG CAGGGTACAGCTCTCAACCTGGAGCCCCTCAGCCTGGCCcgacacagcagcaacagtttcAGAACTacacgcccccctcctcccaggcTCCTGCTCCAGGCCCAGCCCCAGCCCCCGGCTTCCAAGGTGGCCAGCAGCAGCCCCATCCACCTCAGGGAGCCCAGCAGTACCCACCAGGAGCCTTCGCGCCCCAAAACTATACCTCCCAGGCCTCCCAGCCTGCCAACTACAGCCTGCCACCCAGTTCCCAGCCCGCCTCGGGGTACCAGCCGCGGCCCGGATACACCCCACCTCCAGGCAGCAATGTCACccctcctccaggagctgctAATCCCTACGCCCGCAACCGCCCCCCCTATGGCCAGGGCTACACTCAGCCAGGCCCCGGATACCGGTAA
- the tfg gene encoding protein TFG isoform X3 codes for MNGQLDLSGKLIIKAQLGDDIRRIPIHNEDITYDELVLMMQRVFRGKLQSNDEVTIKYKDEDDDLITIFDSSDLSFAIQCSRILKLTLFVNGQPRPLESSQVKYLRRELIELRNKVNNLLDTLEPPTDPGLAATALESESVDGREGKVVAADPTVKQATPVSAASMSAFDPLKNQDEVNKNVISSFGLSEDQAQGAPPAVAPEERSGTPDSIASASSAAQPGVPPQPQAPYAGVQQGPPAGMDGQVYQQYQAPGGYPPQQPGAPPQQQYGMQYPGYSSQPGAPQPGPTQQQQFQNYTPPSSQAPAPGPAPAPGFQGGQQQPHPPQGAQQYPPGAFAPQNYTSQASQPANYSLPPSSQPASGYQPRPGYTPPPGSNVTPPPGAANPYARNRPPYGQGYTQPGPGYR; via the exons ATGAACGGCCAGCTGGACCTGAGTGGGAAGCTGATCATTAAAGCCCAGCTGGGTGACGACATAAGACGCATTCCTATCCATAATGAAGACATAACCTATGACGAGCTGGTGCTGATGATGCAGCGTGTCTTCAGGGGCAAACTGCAGAGTAACGATGAGGTTACCATCAAATACAAGGATGAAG ATGACGACCTCATCACCATTTTTGACAGTTCCGACCTCTCATTCGCTATCCAGTGCAGTAGAATACTCAAATTGACTTTATTTG TGAATGGTCAGCCACGACCTTTGGAGTCTAGTCAGGTGAAATACCTTCGCAGGGAGCTCATTGAGCTCAGGAATAAAGTCAACAACCTCCTGGATACACTGGAACCTCCGACAGACCCTGGTCTGGCTGCTACAGCACTTGAGAGTG AATCAGTGGATGGACGTGAAGGCAAAGTTGTGGCAGCAGACCCCACAGTGAAGCAGGCCACTCCAGTCAGTGCAGCTAGCATGTCAGCATTTGACCCATTAAAAAACCAGGACGAGGTCAACAAGAATGTCATCTCATCTTTTGGACTGAGCGAGGACCAGGCCCAAG gaGCTCCCCCAGCAGTTGCACCAGAGGAGCGCTCCGGGACCCCTGACAGCATTGCCTCCGCCTCATCCGCAGCCCAACCAGGAGTGCCCCCACAACCACAGGCTCCCTATGCTGGAGTACAACAGGGACCTCCAGCTGGCATGGATG GTCAGGTGTACCAGCAGTACCAGGCTCCAGGTGGGTACCCACCCCAGCAGCCGGGTGCCCCACCACAGCAGCAGTATGGCATGCAGTACCCAG GGTACAGCTCTCAACCTGGAGCCCCTCAGCCTGGCCcgacacagcagcaacagtttcAGAACTacacgcccccctcctcccaggcTCCTGCTCCAGGCCCAGCCCCAGCCCCCGGCTTCCAAGGTGGCCAGCAGCAGCCCCATCCACCTCAGGGAGCCCAGCAGTACCCACCAGGAGCCTTCGCGCCCCAAAACTATACCTCCCAGGCCTCCCAGCCTGCCAACTACAGCCTGCCACCCAGTTCCCAGCCCGCCTCGGGGTACCAGCCGCGGCCCGGATACACCCCACCTCCAGGCAGCAATGTCACccctcctccaggagctgctAATCCCTACGCCCGCAACCGCCCCCCCTATGGCCAGGGCTACACTCAGCCAGGCCCCGGATACCGGTAA
- the tfg gene encoding protein TFG isoform X2 has product MNGQLDLSGKLIIKAQLGDDIRRIPIHNEDITYDELVLMMQRVFRGKLQSNDEVTIKYKDEDDDLITIFDSSDLSFAIQCSRILKLTLFVNGQPRPLESSQVKYLRRELIELRNKVNNLLDTLEPPTDPGLAATALESESVDGREGKVVAADPTVKQATPVSAASMSAFDPLKNQDEVNKNVISSFGLSEDQAQAPPAVAPEERSGTPDSIASASSAAQPGVPPQPQAPYAGVQQGPPAGMDGQVYQQYQAPGGYPPQQPGAPPQQQYGMQYPAGYSSQPGAPQPGPTQQQQFQNYTPPSSQAPAPGPAPAPGFQGGQQQPHPPQGAQQYPPGAFAPQNYTSQASQPANYSLPPSSQPASGYQPRPGYTPPPGSNVTPPPGAANPYARNRPPYGQGYTQPGPGYR; this is encoded by the exons ATGAACGGCCAGCTGGACCTGAGTGGGAAGCTGATCATTAAAGCCCAGCTGGGTGACGACATAAGACGCATTCCTATCCATAATGAAGACATAACCTATGACGAGCTGGTGCTGATGATGCAGCGTGTCTTCAGGGGCAAACTGCAGAGTAACGATGAGGTTACCATCAAATACAAGGATGAAG ATGACGACCTCATCACCATTTTTGACAGTTCCGACCTCTCATTCGCTATCCAGTGCAGTAGAATACTCAAATTGACTTTATTTG TGAATGGTCAGCCACGACCTTTGGAGTCTAGTCAGGTGAAATACCTTCGCAGGGAGCTCATTGAGCTCAGGAATAAAGTCAACAACCTCCTGGATACACTGGAACCTCCGACAGACCCTGGTCTGGCTGCTACAGCACTTGAGAGTG AATCAGTGGATGGACGTGAAGGCAAAGTTGTGGCAGCAGACCCCACAGTGAAGCAGGCCACTCCAGTCAGTGCAGCTAGCATGTCAGCATTTGACCCATTAAAAAACCAGGACGAGGTCAACAAGAATGTCATCTCATCTTTTGGACTGAGCGAGGACCAGGCCCAAG CTCCCCCAGCAGTTGCACCAGAGGAGCGCTCCGGGACCCCTGACAGCATTGCCTCCGCCTCATCCGCAGCCCAACCAGGAGTGCCCCCACAACCACAGGCTCCCTATGCTGGAGTACAACAGGGACCTCCAGCTGGCATGGATG GTCAGGTGTACCAGCAGTACCAGGCTCCAGGTGGGTACCCACCCCAGCAGCCGGGTGCCCCACCACAGCAGCAGTATGGCATGCAGTACCCAG CAGGGTACAGCTCTCAACCTGGAGCCCCTCAGCCTGGCCcgacacagcagcaacagtttcAGAACTacacgcccccctcctcccaggcTCCTGCTCCAGGCCCAGCCCCAGCCCCCGGCTTCCAAGGTGGCCAGCAGCAGCCCCATCCACCTCAGGGAGCCCAGCAGTACCCACCAGGAGCCTTCGCGCCCCAAAACTATACCTCCCAGGCCTCCCAGCCTGCCAACTACAGCCTGCCACCCAGTTCCCAGCCCGCCTCGGGGTACCAGCCGCGGCCCGGATACACCCCACCTCCAGGCAGCAATGTCACccctcctccaggagctgctAATCCCTACGCCCGCAACCGCCCCCCCTATGGCCAGGGCTACACTCAGCCAGGCCCCGGATACCGGTAA
- the jagn1a gene encoding protein jagunal homolog 1-A yields MTSRVGSRVAGINGSDFKHRERVAPLYQMSASMKSEVRKLNLVHLLIWLLLAAQVMVSHFNLVSHDTVSMPYQWEYPYLLSLIPLFCSSLSLPKNNISYLVISMISSGLFSVAPLIYGGMEMFPVAQQLYRHGKAYRFIFGFSAVTVMYLIMVVAVQVHAWQIYYMKKLLDSWFNATQEKKKK; encoded by the exons ATGACATCCCGCGTAGGTTCCAGAGTCGCTGGCATCAATGGAAGTGActttaaacacagagagaggGTGGCTCCACTTTATCAAATGAG TGCTTCTATGAAGTCAGAGGTGCGGAAGTTAAACTTGGTCCATCTTCTCATCTGGCTCCTGTTGGCAGCGCAGGTCATGGTCAGCCACTTCAACCTGGTGTCACATGACACAGTGTCCATGCCATACCAGTGGGAGTACCCCTACCTGCTCAGTCTCATCCCTCTATTCTGCAGCAGCTTGTCATTACCAAAAAACAATATCAGTTATCTGGTTATATCCATGATTAGCTCAGGGCTATTTTCTGTAGCGCCTCTAATTTATGGTGGAATGGAGATGTTTCCTGTAGCGCAGCAGCTTTACCGCCATGGAAAGGCTTATCGATTTATTTTTGGCTTCTCTGCAGTGACTGTTATGTATCTCATCATGGTGGTCGCAGTTCAAGTGCACGCCTGGCAAATATATTACATGAAAAAGCTTTTAGATTCATGGTTTAATGCCActcaggagaagaagaaaaaataa
- the col8a1a gene encoding collagen, type VIII, alpha 1a has translation MRPLPAPLFLSLLQLAIITYAKGGAYYGHKQHPQQYQPMQHLQHIGMGKEGFPQQQYLGKEVPYMQYPHYRKELPQIPMLKGNENARKGGGYKGIQDKGQTIPSGAEGIPSGPQGEAGPAGPPGPQGPPGPPGPAGNGQPGQVGPPGPSGPQGVPGVGKPGVAGLPGKPGEDGEAGPQGEMGPRGEEGPPGQSGPQGPPGPPGLPGIGRPGINGLPGQPGPKGEPGHKGLPGLPGLPGPKGDKGIGQPGQPGHKGLPGLPGPAGPRGLPGFGKPGLNGAPGPQGPPGQKGHPGERGPAGSRGEGGPPGPPGLPGQGKPGQNGLPGQPGMPGAKGHPGPSGLAGKPGLPGFGKPGLPGPKGDKGMTGPNGPAGQKGDKGHAGLPGMTGPPGPNGPPGLPGPLGPPGGLGAPGPKGDCGDEGAKGPDGAKGEPGIRGLPGKDGAPGESGEPGPRGPPGPIGAKGDGGHKGLPGNPGPVGPPGPKGETGLPGEMGPQGPKGIPGIDGAAGPFGPPGLPGPKGDSGPPGLPGVAGEGSSGLPGPIGPPGKEGPSGPPGQPGQPGPPGPPGPPGVSGLSPEMSGVLSEMGPALDGVKAGGYGKKGKYGGNGAEVMGASGLEMPAFTAVATTPFPPVGTPVVFDKLLYNGRQSYNPQTGIFTCDMPGIYYFAYHIHCKGANVWVSLMRNNEPVMYTYDEYKKGFLDQASGSAVLPLQLGDTVHIQLPSDQASGLYAGQYVHSSFSGYLLYPM, from the exons ATGCGTCCTCTCCCTGCCCCCTTATTCCTGTCTCTGCTACAGCTTGCAATAATCACGTATGCGAAGGGTGGCGCTTACTATGGACACAAGCAACACCCTCAGCAATACCAGCCCATGCAGCACCTCCAACACATTGGCATGGGCAAAGAAGGATTTCCCCAGCAACAGTACCTGGGCAAAGAGGTGCCCTATATGCAGTACCCACACTACAGGAAGGAGCTCCCACAGATACCGATGCTCAAAGGCAATGAAAATGCTCGTAAAGGAGGGGGATATAAAGGAATCCAGGACAAAG GTCAGACTATTCCTAGTGGTGCTGAAGGAATACCTAGTGGTCCTCAAGGAGAGGCAGGACCAGCTGGACCTCCTGGACCGCAGGGACCTCCAGGGCCTCCGGGACCTGCAGGGAATGGACAGCCAGGACAAGTAGGGCCACCTGGACCTTCTGGGCCACAAGGAGTGCCTGGTGTGGGAAAACCAGGAGTAGCAGGACTTCCAGGAAAACCAGGAGAAGATGGTGAAGCTGGGCCACAAGGAGAAATGGGACCTAGGGGTGAGGAAGGGCCTCCTGGACAATCAGGGCCTCAGGGTCCCCCTGGACCACCTGGGCTTCCAGGAATAGGTAGACCAGGCATAAATGGATTACCAGGTCAACCAGGTCCAAAAGGAGAGCCAGGTCACAAAGGTCTTCCAGGATTACCAGGATTACCAGGACCCAAAGGCGACAAGGGTATAGGTCAACCAGGACAACCTGGCCACAAAGGGCTCCCAGGGCTTCCAGGACCAGCTGGTCCAAGAGGACTTCCTGGTTTTGGAAAACCTGGGTTGAATGGAGCACCAGGCCCCCAAGGACCACCAGGACAGAAAGGACATCCTGGTGAGCGAGGACCAGCTGGGTCACGTGGTGAAGGAGGGCCACCTGGCCCACCAGGACTACCTGGGCAAGGTAAGCCAGGTCAAAATGGCCTGCCAGGACAACCAGGCATGCCAGGTGCTAAAGGTCATCCAGGACCATCAGGTTTGGCAGGGAAGCCAGGACTGCCTGGATTTGGTAAACCAGGACTTCCAGGGCCAAAGGGTGACAAAGGTATGACTGGACCAAATGGACCTGCGGGACAAAAAGGAGATAAAGGACATGCAGGACTACCTGGTATGACTGGACCTCCTGGACCAAACGGACCACCAGGTCTCCCAGGTCCTTTGGGACCACCAGGAGGTTTAGGTGCACCTGGTCCTAAAGGAGACTGTGGAGATGAAGGGGCTAAAGGGCCAGATGGAGCCAAGGGTGAACCTGGTATCCGTGGGTTACCTGGTAAGGATGGTGCCCCTGGAGAATCTGGAGAGCCAGGACCAAGAGGTCCACCTGGACCAATTGGTGCCAAAGGAGATGGTGGACATAAAGGTCTTCCTGGTAATCCTGGTCCCGTAGGACCTCCAGGACCAAAAGGAGAAACTGGATTACCTGGTGAAATGGGACCTCAAGGTCCCAAAGGAATTCCAGGGATAGACGGTGCTGCAGGACCATTTGGGCCTCCGGGCCTTCCTGGGCCAAAAGGAGATAGTGGTCCTCCTGGTCTACCAGGAGTAGCAGGTGAGGGAAGCTCAGGTCTTCCTGGTCCCATAGGACCACCAGGGAAAGAGGGCCCATCTGGGCCTCCTGGACAACCAGGTCAACCTGGCCCTCCTGGGCCACCAGGTCCACCTGGAGTATCTGGTCTTTCTCCAGAGATGTCTGGGGTACTGTCTGAAATGGGTCCTGCACTAGATGGTGTGAAGGCTGGTGGTTATGGAAAAAAGGGCAAATATGGAGGTAATGGAGCAGAAGTGATGGGTGCCAGCGGGCTGGAAATGCCGGCATTCACAGCAGTAGCAACAACTCCCTTTCCACCTGTGGGAACTCCAGTTGTCTTTGACAAGCTCTTGTACAATGGTCGCCAAAGTTACAATCCCCAGACAGGAATCTTTACTTGCGACATGCCTGGCATTTATTACTTTGCGTATCACATCCACTGCAAAGGGGCTAATGTATGGGTGTCTTTGATGAGGAACAATGAGCCAGTGATGTATACATATGATGAATACAAAAAGGGTTTCTTAGACCAAGCATCAGGAAGCGCAGTATTACCTCTTCAACTTGGGGACACTGTACATATTCAGCTGCCCTCAGATCAGGCCTCAGGACTTTATGCTGGGCAATATGTGCACTCCTCCTTCTCTGGTTACTTGTTATATCCAATGTAA